The Bradyrhizobium betae genomic interval GAGGCGATGCTGCTCTGCGAGGCCGCCGGATTCGACGTCGTGCTGGTCGAGACCGTCGGCATCGGCCAGTCCGAGACGGCGGTCTGCGACATGACCGACTTCTTCCTCGCCCTGATGCTGCCGGGCGGCGGCGACGAGTTGCAGGGCATCAAGAAAGGCCTGGTCGAGCTCGCCGACATGATCGCCATCAACAAGGCCGACGGCGACAACCTCAAGCGCGCCAACGTCACCGCCGCCGACTATCGCGGCGCGCTGCATATTCTCAGCCCGAGGTCCGAGCACTGGCATCCGCCGGTCGAGACCTATTCGGCGTTGACCGGCAACGGCATCGCAAAAATCTGGCAGAAGGTTCTGGATCACCGCAAGGCGATGAACGCGTCCGGCGATTTCGCCGCGCGGCGACGCGAGCAGCAGGTGAAATGGATGTGGTCGATGCTGGAGCAGCGCATGCTGGCGCGGCTGCGGAGCGAGGCCTCGGTGCGGACGAAGGTCAAAAAGATCGAAGCCGAGGTCGCCGAAGGCCATCTAACACCGGCCATCGCCGCCGAGCAAATTCTGGAGTTGCTGCAATGAGCCAGAAGCTGCGCATTCTCCTGACCGGCTTCGGGCCGTTCCCCGGCGCGCCCTACAATCCGACCCAGCCGCTGGTCGCGCGGCTGGCGCAACTGCGCCGCCCCGCGCTCGACGACGTCGCGATCGCGAGCCATATCTTCCCGGTGACCTATGCCGCGGTGGACCGGCAATTGCCGGAGGTGCTCGCAAAGGAGAAGCCGGATGTGCTGCTGATGTTCGGCCTCGCCTCCCGCACGTCCTATTTGCGCGTCGAGACCCGCGCGCGCAACGCCGTCACCATGCTCTGGCCCGATGCCGCCAACACCCGCTCGAGCAAGCGCGGCATCGCCGGCCATGCGGACGCGATGACGTTCGGCCCGCACACGGCAAAACTGCTGCGCGCCGCGCGCCTCACCGGCATCGACGCGCGGTCCTCGCGCGATGCCGGCGCCTATCTCTGCAATTACCTGAGCTGGCGCGCGATCGGGAATGTCAGGGCCGGCGGGCCACAGCTTGCCGCGTTCATCCATATTCCGCTGCTCGCGCGCAGCGGCGCGGTGCGACGCAAGGGTGCGCCGCGGATCACGCTGGACGAGTTGGTGGATGCCGGCGAAGCGATGCTGATGGAGCTGGTGGGATTGGCGCGGAAGGCGCGCGCTTCGTAGGGTGGATT includes:
- the meaB gene encoding methylmalonyl Co-A mutase-associated GTPase MeaB — protein: MTNSKSIDIKSLARDLRSGSRAALARAITLVESRRSDHQALARELVQMLLPDTGKAFRVGITGSPGVGKSTTIDVLGTYLIERGNKVAVLAVDPSSARSGGSILGDKTRMARLSASDDAFIRPSPSSGTLGGVAAKTREAMLLCEAAGFDVVLVETVGIGQSETAVCDMTDFFLALMLPGGGDELQGIKKGLVELADMIAINKADGDNLKRANVTAADYRGALHILSPRSEHWHPPVETYSALTGNGIAKIWQKVLDHRKAMNASGDFAARRREQQVKWMWSMLEQRMLARLRSEASVRTKVKKIEAEVAEGHLTPAIAAEQILELLQ
- a CDS encoding pyroglutamyl-peptidase I, whose amino-acid sequence is MSQKLRILLTGFGPFPGAPYNPTQPLVARLAQLRRPALDDVAIASHIFPVTYAAVDRQLPEVLAKEKPDVLLMFGLASRTSYLRVETRARNAVTMLWPDAANTRSSKRGIAGHADAMTFGPHTAKLLRAARLTGIDARSSRDAGAYLCNYLSWRAIGNVRAGGPQLAAFIHIPLLARSGAVRRKGAPRITLDELVDAGEAMLMELVGLARKARAS